One Beggiatoa leptomitoformis DNA segment encodes these proteins:
- a CDS encoding type III pantothenate kinase, producing MNLLIDIGNSCIKWASLEHHQLMTQQRCVYHKQNITTAFYQAWHTLNPPTAVWVSNVAGEEMAEALQQWTQHEWGLIPHFVKSTAMAQGVKNAYQHPEKLGVDRWLGLIGAHHLIMGNLCVVDCGTAITVDMINHEGQHLGGIIVPGVTTMHQALAKNANALAPYISLSSQLQSDKLATDTHEGITLGTLYAVLGLIDYVMNRFEPTLGTLSLVLTGGSLPSLLPLLQRPYQHIPDLVLQGLTMMVMQNK from the coding sequence ATGAACTTGCTTATAGATATTGGAAATAGCTGTATAAAGTGGGCAAGTTTAGAGCATCACCAGCTAATGACTCAACAACGTTGTGTTTATCATAAACAAAATATTACAACTGCCTTCTACCAAGCATGGCATACGCTTAATCCGCCTACGGCTGTTTGGGTGTCAAACGTTGCGGGTGAAGAAATGGCTGAAGCATTGCAACAGTGGACACAACACGAATGGGGACTCATTCCACATTTTGTTAAAAGCACTGCTATGGCACAAGGTGTGAAAAATGCCTATCAACATCCTGAGAAATTAGGTGTTGACCGATGGTTAGGACTAATAGGTGCGCACCATCTTATTATGGGCAATTTATGCGTGGTTGATTGTGGAACTGCCATCACGGTGGACATGATAAATCATGAAGGACAACATCTAGGTGGCATTATTGTTCCCGGTGTTACAACCATGCACCAAGCCCTTGCCAAAAATGCCAACGCACTTGCACCTTATATTTCCCTGTCATCACAGTTGCAAAGTGATAAATTAGCAACAGATACACACGAGGGAATTACACTCGGAACGCTTTATGCTGTATTGGGCTTGATTGACTATGTTATGAATCGCTTTGAACCTACACTAGGCACATTAAGCCTTGTGCTAACAGGTGGTAGTTTACCCAGTTTACTCCCCTTGCTTCAGCGACCTTATCAACATATCCCTGATTTGGTCTTACAAGGGCTAACCATGATGGTCATGCAAAACAAATGA
- a CDS encoding biotin--[acetyl-CoA-carboxylase] ligase: MLNSLLQQLADGKIHSLQQLALFLQKTPSQVQEMLNALQTYGLPLQQSADDYQWLVPTVLLERAQLWTALSPMIRQHIQLLQVFAVIDSTSRHLHAQTGDPHKIAICLADYQTDGYGRQGKSWISPFGSGICLSFKQRYPSVSHLIGLNLAVAVVIVRALQQQGATGLRIKWPNDILWGGRKLAGILLESRPLPTGHCEMVLGIGLNVCLPSSLPIIDQSPVDLQTIMGHAVDRQHLAITLIETITPLLLGYAQTGLSPLLADWQTFDLLAGQQVTLTTPQTQIQGLACGIDAQGALLLEINHQRQRYVYGDVSVRL, from the coding sequence ATGCTTAATTCGCTATTACAACAACTTGCTGATGGAAAAATCCATTCGTTGCAACAACTAGCCCTGTTTTTACAAAAAACACCTAGTCAAGTCCAAGAGATGTTGAATGCGCTACAAACGTATGGTTTACCATTGCAACAATCGGCAGATGATTATCAATGGCTTGTACCTACCGTTCTATTAGAGCGGGCGCAATTATGGACGGCGTTATCCCCAATGATTCGCCAACATATTCAACTGTTACAAGTTTTTGCTGTGATTGATTCGACCAGTCGTCATTTACATGCCCAAACTGGCGACCCACACAAAATTGCTATCTGTTTGGCAGACTATCAAACTGATGGCTATGGGCGACAAGGGAAATCATGGATTTCGCCGTTTGGAAGTGGTATTTGTTTGTCATTTAAACAGCGTTATCCAAGCGTAAGTCATTTGATTGGCTTAAACCTTGCGGTAGCGGTTGTCATAGTCCGCGCACTACAACAACAAGGCGCGACAGGACTGCGGATTAAATGGCCTAATGATATTCTGTGGGGCGGGCGTAAATTAGCAGGCATTCTATTAGAAAGCCGTCCCTTACCAACAGGACACTGTGAAATGGTATTAGGTATAGGACTGAATGTATGCTTGCCCTCATCCTTACCAATTATTGACCAGTCCCCAGTTGATTTACAAACTATCATGGGACACGCTGTTGACCGACAGCATTTAGCAATTACCCTGATTGAAACGATTACCCCACTTTTGTTAGGGTATGCACAGACAGGTTTATCGCCCCTGTTAGCCGATTGGCAAACCTTTGATTTACTGGCGGGACAACAAGTTACCCTCACCACACCACAAACACAGATACAAGGGTTAGCCTGTGGTATAGATGCCCAAGGCGCGTTATTACTAGAAATCAACCATCAGCGACAACGCTATGTATATGGAGATGTTAGCGTTAGATTATGA
- a CDS encoding YybH family protein — MPVYTTPEEAELAFYEAFETANLADMARVWAESDDITCVHPMGNCLKGRALVMSGWREVFSSGTRLAFELTPIQQNINRDIAIHTLYENISLVGSNRPSTSMIATNIYQLINGSWQIILHHSSLMSVENDIDLDMYDEDDDEDTDFIEDTGLSALPKRVVH, encoded by the coding sequence ATGCCCGTTTATACAACCCCTGAAGAAGCAGAATTAGCCTTTTATGAGGCTTTTGAAACCGCTAACCTTGCAGACATGGCACGGGTTTGGGCAGAGTCTGACGATATTACTTGCGTCCATCCTATGGGTAATTGTCTAAAAGGGCGTGCATTAGTCATGAGTGGTTGGCGTGAGGTTTTTAGCAGTGGTACACGTTTAGCCTTTGAATTAACGCCTATTCAGCAAAATATTAATCGGGATATTGCCATCCATACCTTGTATGAAAATATCTCTTTAGTGGGGAGTAATCGCCCTTCTACTTCTATGATTGCCACTAATATTTATCAATTAATTAACGGCAGTTGGCAAATTATTCTGCATCATTCTTCACTCATGTCGGTTGAAAATGATATAGACCTCGATATGTATGATGAGGACGATGATGAAGACACTGATTTTATAGAAGATACAGGGTTATCTGCCTTGCCGAAGCGGGTTGTTCATTAA
- a CDS encoding Tex family protein, whose product MKTIAERIAEELGVQERQVQAAIALLDDGATVPFISRYRKELTGGLDDTQLRTLEERLRYLREMDERRTAILNSIREQDKLTPELEQAILEADTKTRLEDLYLPYKPKRRTKAQIAKEAGLEPLAHTLWQNPTQDPEIIAATFINAEKGINDTKQALDGARQILMEQFSEDAELLGKLRIFMWENIKLTSKVIEGKQTEGAKFSDYFDYREPLKEIPSHRALALFRGRNEGFLQLTLPLTEEEEATTPASRQLNACEAMIAQHYQIADQSRMADKWLQETVRWTWRFKVRLSLDVELLMRLRETAETEAIKVFSQNLNDLLLAAPAGQRATMGLDPGLRTGVKVAIVDNTGKLVDHTAIYPHPPKNQWTESLAILAKLAEKYNVELISIGNGTASRETDRLAMDLIKAHPELRLTKIVVSEAGASVYSASELAANEFPDLDVTIRGAVSIARRLQDPLAELVKIEPKSIGVGQYQHDVNQTQLARTLDAVVEDCVNAVGVDVNTASVPLLSRVSGLNAGLAKNIVAFRDEHGSFTNRDMLRKIPRFGEKTFEQAAGFLRVMNGENPLDASTVHPEAYPVIERIVAKTSRPVKNLIGDVPFIRHLKPQDFTDDKFGIPTITDILHELEKPGRDPRPEFKTAEFKEGVETLADLKVDMVLEGVVTNVTNFGAFVDIGVHQDGLVHISALSNNFIKDPREVVKAGDVVKVKVLEIDLARKRVALTMRLNDSGRDSAISASLPKDEKPKSANSDSRTKPTAPAHKPVQKDSKPAKPAKQAVAQPPTALGTALAEAMANARKR is encoded by the coding sequence ATGAAGACTATTGCCGAACGTATTGCCGAAGAACTCGGTGTGCAAGAACGTCAAGTACAAGCGGCTATCGCTTTATTAGATGACGGCGCGACCGTGCCGTTTATCTCCCGTTACCGTAAAGAATTAACGGGTGGCTTGGATGATACTCAATTACGCACCCTAGAGGAACGGTTACGGTATCTGCGTGAAATGGATGAACGCCGTACTGCGATACTCAATAGTATTCGTGAACAAGACAAGCTCACACCTGAATTAGAACAAGCCATTTTAGAAGCTGATACCAAAACCCGTTTAGAAGACTTGTATTTACCTTACAAGCCCAAACGTCGCACCAAAGCCCAAATTGCTAAAGAAGCAGGACTTGAACCCCTCGCGCATACGCTTTGGCAAAATCCAACGCAAGACCCCGAAATCATCGCCGCAACTTTTATCAATGCTGAAAAAGGTATTAACGATACCAAACAAGCCCTAGATGGCGCGCGACAAATCTTGATGGAACAATTTTCCGAAGATGCCGAATTATTGGGTAAACTGCGGATATTCATGTGGGAAAATATCAAGCTAACCTCCAAAGTTATAGAAGGCAAGCAGACGGAAGGGGCAAAATTTTCTGATTATTTTGATTATCGTGAACCCCTCAAAGAAATCCCCTCTCACCGTGCCTTAGCCCTATTTCGTGGACGCAACGAAGGCTTTTTACAACTAACCCTCCCCTTAACTGAAGAGGAAGAAGCGACCACGCCCGCTAGTCGTCAATTAAATGCGTGTGAAGCGATGATTGCCCAACATTACCAAATTGCTGACCAAAGCCGTATGGCAGACAAATGGTTACAAGAAACTGTACGTTGGACATGGCGATTTAAAGTTCGTTTAAGTTTAGATGTCGAGCTGTTGATGCGGCTACGTGAAACGGCTGAAACAGAAGCGATTAAGGTTTTTTCACAAAATTTAAATGACCTATTACTTGCTGCACCCGCAGGACAACGCGCAACAATGGGGCTAGACCCCGGATTACGGACAGGGGTAAAAGTTGCCATTGTTGATAACACAGGTAAATTAGTTGACCACACAGCAATTTATCCCCATCCGCCAAAAAATCAATGGACGGAATCACTGGCAATTCTTGCTAAACTAGCAGAAAAATATAATGTTGAATTAATCAGCATCGGCAATGGTACTGCCTCACGTGAAACTGACCGTTTAGCGATGGATTTAATCAAAGCACATCCTGAATTGCGCTTGACTAAAATTGTTGTGTCTGAAGCGGGTGCTTCCGTTTATTCCGCGTCCGAATTAGCGGCTAATGAATTTCCTGATTTAGATGTCACCATTCGCGGTGCAGTTTCTATTGCGCGTCGCTTACAAGACCCATTAGCCGAATTGGTAAAAATTGAGCCGAAATCCATCGGCGTTGGTCAATACCAACATGATGTTAATCAAACACAACTTGCCCGCACCCTAGATGCAGTGGTCGAGGATTGCGTAAATGCTGTAGGCGTTGATGTGAATACCGCATCCGTGCCGTTACTCAGTCGGGTATCTGGCTTAAACGCAGGTTTAGCAAAAAATATTGTGGCGTTCCGTGATGAACACGGTTCATTCACCAATCGGGACATGTTACGCAAAATTCCCCGTTTTGGTGAAAAAACATTTGAACAAGCTGCAGGCTTTTTGCGGGTGATGAATGGTGAAAATCCTTTAGATGCATCCACTGTTCACCCTGAAGCCTATCCTGTAATTGAACGCATTGTGGCAAAAACGAGTCGTCCCGTTAAAAATTTAATCGGTGATGTGCCGTTTATTCGTCATCTAAAACCACAGGACTTCACAGATGATAAATTTGGTATTCCAACAATTACCGATATATTACACGAGCTAGAAAAACCGGGACGTGACCCACGTCCAGAATTTAAAACCGCTGAATTTAAAGAAGGTGTGGAAACTCTTGCCGATTTAAAAGTTGATATGGTACTAGAAGGCGTGGTAACAAATGTAACGAATTTTGGTGCATTTGTTGACATTGGCGTGCATCAAGATGGATTAGTGCATATTTCAGCACTGTCTAATAACTTTATCAAAGACCCGCGCGAAGTGGTTAAAGCGGGTGATGTGGTTAAAGTGAAAGTCTTAGAAATTGATTTAGCACGTAAACGGGTGGCTTTAACCATGCGTTTGAATGATTCAGGACGAGATTCCGCTATTAGTGCATCCTTACCCAAGGATGAAAAACCCAAAAGTGCGAACAGCGATTCGCGGACTAAGCCTACAGCACCCGCTCATAAACCTGTTCAAAAAGACAGTAAACCCGCAAAACCTGCTAAACAAGCCGTTGCACAGCCACCCACTGCGTTGGGTACTGCCTTAGCAGAGGCAATGGCAAACGCTCGAAAACGTTAA
- a CDS encoding GGDEF/EAL domain-containing response regulator, with protein MIPIDIIRLIVVEESANDAEMILNSLRKARFPIRPRHVEDDEDLQNALTEQEWDLLISVPQVGDFTVAQACEMVASSRQDIPIIVLMEKLEGQAMGALLSAGARHVIPRDNENCLQIIVGRELQELASRRQHKHLDQLYRESQRQNSILLETSRDAIAYVHDGMHVHANPSYLEMFGYKSMEVLEGLPVMDLVSLEDQSKFKDFMRDFMTHEAEGDRNIQLRGIRADRKAFKVEMEVSQAIYSSERCIQVIVRDQSQDEEKEKLQRQLKEANIRDHVTGLYNRTHFIALLEKALAKAMESTVRSTVLYITLDNVSVGSIDLVIKNIGKVIGGLTETGVLARFGDNIFTILMIDKDITYASELAGKLCKAVEATVTDLGIGESIITTCSIGIALVLASAATPQNVLSDAHAACLEAHKRGGNTFEVYKAVIKTPEQGGLKNSDIAKMIETAIEESRLSLRYQPIVSLHGESQEIYEVFLRMVDSEGKPIPSGSLFSAAEQANLSIKLDKWVLQESFKVLMKQEKSGHQTFFFIKLADQAIKDENIPLFIRKLLKATGLPGERLIFEINETIAISQVNLAKAFISTLNKMGCKTALEHFGTGLNSATTLKHIPVDYVKIHYSYAKGLSTNTENQKAVQDIVKLAHEQGKITIAEAVEDANSLTVLWQCEVDFAQGHYVQEPSDDLSYEFTEEE; from the coding sequence GTGATACCGATTGATATTATCCGGTTAATTGTTGTGGAAGAATCAGCAAACGATGCTGAAATGATTTTAAATAGTTTACGTAAAGCACGTTTTCCTATTCGTCCACGTCATGTAGAAGATGATGAGGATTTGCAAAATGCGTTAACCGAACAAGAATGGGATTTATTAATTTCTGTTCCACAAGTAGGTGATTTTACCGTTGCACAAGCCTGTGAAATGGTTGCTTCTTCACGCCAAGATATTCCAATTATTGTCTTGATGGAAAAATTAGAAGGGCAAGCAATGGGGGCATTATTAAGTGCAGGCGCGCGGCATGTTATTCCCAGAGATAATGAAAATTGTTTACAAATCATCGTTGGACGCGAGCTACAAGAATTAGCCAGCCGTCGCCAACATAAACATTTAGACCAGTTATATCGTGAAAGCCAGCGACAAAATAGTATTTTGCTAGAAACCTCAAGAGATGCCATTGCCTATGTGCATGATGGAATGCATGTTCATGCAAATCCAAGCTACTTAGAAATGTTTGGGTATAAGAGCATGGAAGTGCTAGAAGGCTTACCCGTCATGGACTTAGTGTCACTAGAGGACCAGTCAAAATTTAAAGATTTTATGCGCGATTTTATGACACATGAAGCGGAAGGGGATAGAAATATTCAATTACGCGGTATTCGTGCAGATAGAAAAGCCTTTAAAGTAGAAATGGAAGTAAGTCAGGCTATTTATTCTAGTGAACGTTGCATTCAAGTGATTGTCCGTGATCAATCTCAGGATGAGGAAAAAGAAAAATTACAACGACAATTAAAAGAAGCAAATATTCGTGACCATGTAACAGGATTATATAATCGTACACATTTTATTGCCTTATTAGAAAAAGCCTTAGCAAAAGCAATGGAAAGTACGGTACGTAGCACCGTCTTATATATCACGTTAGATAATGTCAGTGTTGGCAGTATCGATTTGGTTATTAAGAATATTGGTAAAGTGATTGGTGGACTGACTGAAACAGGGGTTTTAGCGCGATTTGGTGACAATATCTTTACTATCCTAATGATAGATAAAGACATTACTTATGCCAGTGAATTAGCTGGCAAACTTTGTAAAGCAGTAGAGGCAACCGTCACGGATTTAGGGATTGGTGAATCGATTATTACGACTTGCAGTATTGGTATTGCGCTAGTACTTGCCTCAGCAGCAACCCCGCAAAATGTGTTAAGCGATGCACACGCTGCTTGTTTAGAAGCCCATAAACGCGGGGGAAATACCTTTGAAGTGTATAAAGCGGTTATTAAAACCCCTGAACAAGGTGGTTTAAAAAACAGCGATATTGCAAAAATGATAGAAACTGCGATAGAAGAATCCCGTTTATCTTTGCGTTATCAACCTATTGTTAGTTTACATGGTGAATCGCAAGAGATTTATGAAGTCTTTTTACGCATGGTTGATTCTGAAGGAAAGCCCATTCCCTCAGGCAGTTTATTCAGTGCCGCAGAACAAGCCAACTTAAGCATTAAGTTAGATAAATGGGTTTTACAAGAATCATTTAAGGTACTGATGAAGCAAGAAAAATCTGGGCATCAAACCTTCTTTTTTATCAAACTGGCTGACCAAGCCATTAAAGATGAAAACATCCCCCTATTCATCCGTAAATTATTAAAAGCCACTGGATTACCGGGAGAACGTTTAATCTTTGAAATTAATGAAACCATTGCAATTAGCCAAGTTAATTTAGCAAAAGCGTTCATTAGTACTTTAAACAAAATGGGCTGCAAAACAGCCTTAGAACATTTTGGGACAGGATTAAACTCAGCAACAACGTTAAAACATATACCCGTTGATTACGTCAAAATCCACTACTCCTATGCAAAAGGGCTATCAACCAACACAGAAAACCAAAAAGCGGTACAAGACATTGTGAAACTAGCGCATGAGCAAGGCAAAATTACCATTGCAGAAGCCGTTGAAGATGCCAACAGCCTAACCGTTTTGTGGCAATGTGAAGTCGATTTTGCACAAGGACATTATGTACAAGAACCCAGTGATGATTTGTCTTATGAGTTTACTGAAGAAGAATAA
- a CDS encoding YiiD C-terminal domain-containing protein, which yields MYLPKDLQQYLHIKIPITQAMGIQVTRLDAQGLGISAPLALNINDKYTAFGGSLAAIMTVTGWGLTHALIQQAGATANTLVYQTQITYLNPVTQDIYAWCQLPDKAIVDLFLDHFFQRGKARWELQVQVLTVENTVAVQLTGGYVALKTN from the coding sequence ATGTATCTCCCTAAAGACCTACAGCAGTATCTCCATATAAAGATACCCATTACGCAAGCAATGGGCATTCAAGTCACTCGCTTAGATGCACAAGGGTTAGGAATAAGCGCGCCACTCGCTCTCAATATTAACGATAAATATACGGCATTTGGCGGAAGTTTAGCCGCTATTATGACCGTTACGGGTTGGGGGCTAACCCACGCGCTCATTCAACAAGCAGGTGCAACAGCTAACACACTGGTTTATCAAACACAAATAACTTATTTAAATCCTGTAACACAGGATATTTATGCATGGTGCCAATTACCTGACAAGGCTATTGTTGACCTCTTTTTAGACCATTTCTTTCAACGGGGAAAAGCCCGTTGGGAATTACAAGTTCAAGTATTGACTGTAGAAAATACGGTTGCTGTGCAATTGACGGGTGGCTATGTCGCCCTAAAAACAAACTAG
- the queD gene encoding 6-carboxytetrahydropterin synthase QueD → MEIYKKFSIEAAHRLPNVPEGHKCARLHGHSFQITIYVSGTVAPHTGWIMDFGDIKSAFQPIYARLDHYYLNEIEGLDNPTSENIARWIWLHLKPVLPALSKIVIEETCTSGCVYTGD, encoded by the coding sequence ATGGAAATTTACAAAAAATTTAGTATTGAAGCCGCTCACCGCTTGCCAAACGTGCCAGAAGGGCATAAATGCGCGCGATTACATGGGCATTCATTTCAGATAACGATTTATGTGAGTGGTACAGTCGCGCCACACACAGGATGGATAATGGATTTTGGCGATATTAAAAGCGCGTTTCAACCGATTTATGCGCGTTTAGACCATTATTATTTAAATGAAATTGAGGGGTTAGATAACCCAACCAGTGAAAATATTGCCCGTTGGATTTGGCTGCATTTAAAACCCGTTTTACCCGCGTTATCAAAAATTGTTATTGAAGAAACATGCACGAGTGGCTGTGTTTATACAGGGGATTAA
- a CDS encoding penicillin acylase family protein — MLKWIKRLVLGFFSITLLVVIGSYWFLQTTLPTVTGELHFKGLLAPVTISREPSGVVHIQAENETDLFYAQGVAHAQDRLWQMEFQRRIGAGRLAEILGNKAIDQDKFLRTWGFYRAAEQAYLALDSEGKAVINAYVAGINGYLESDPTLPIEFYLLGVKPAKWTPADVLVWSKMMSFNLAGNRRTELRRYALLAKGLTEERIAELMPLYANQVQPADAAPIHPTTRDYQLIEALFKADKFTPVTSEVSNNWVISGQHTASGQPLLANDPHLAISNPSLWYLVHLSAPHYNAIGASLPGLPCVVIGHNQDIAWGVTNVEADVEDIYVLDETADGKGYLYQNVVTPYTIRTETIKVKGEADQSITIKESLYGVVISDLVADVPHTKPLALRWTGHDADDTTFSTYYWINKARDWTDFNAAMRFYIAPSQNFIYADKVGNIGHIVPGRLPIRKTGHSGLYPVAGNGDWDWQGFIPFEALPRTYNPPAGYIATANNDISPPNYPYHISLEWGGEPYRFQRINQLITATDKHDLASVRAIQQDQHSLLYDDFRPYLQNLPVTSPTAQAALKRLLVWRGDMSRHSSEATLFMAWYMGFARLPNAETGESWYFYPRYLLNALKSGDSACATQKRSCLEIAAQVFETVVEQWKTDIPQWGFIHQAEFNHAILTHTPLAPLFDRRVDFGGERFTINTGWVDPDTFKTTHLPSYRQLIDFSQLDNSEYIHTVGQSGNVMSAHFDDLLPLWQKGEYLSMKTTGYVEAEKLVLKP; from the coding sequence GTGTTAAAGTGGATAAAACGTCTTGTGCTTGGGTTTTTTAGTATAACGCTATTGGTTGTTATAGGTAGTTATTGGTTTTTGCAAACAACATTACCAACAGTAACGGGAGAATTGCATTTTAAAGGCTTGCTTGCACCTGTCACTATTAGTCGTGAACCGTCTGGTGTTGTACATATTCAAGCAGAGAATGAAACAGATTTATTTTATGCCCAAGGGGTTGCACATGCACAAGACCGTTTATGGCAAATGGAGTTCCAACGACGAATCGGTGCGGGACGCTTGGCTGAAATCTTGGGCAATAAAGCGATAGACCAAGATAAATTTTTACGGACATGGGGATTTTATCGCGCGGCAGAACAAGCCTATCTTGCTTTAGATAGTGAAGGTAAAGCGGTGATTAATGCGTATGTTGCAGGTATTAATGGTTATTTAGAAAGTGACCCAACATTACCTATAGAGTTTTATTTATTGGGGGTTAAACCCGCTAAATGGACACCTGCAGATGTATTAGTTTGGTCAAAAATGATGAGTTTTAATTTGGCGGGTAATCGTCGGACAGAATTGCGCCGTTATGCGTTATTAGCCAAAGGGTTAACGGAAGAGCGTATTGCAGAATTGATGCCTTTGTATGCTAATCAGGTACAACCAGCAGATGCAGCCCCCATTCATCCGACTACCCGCGATTATCAGTTAATAGAAGCCTTGTTTAAAGCGGATAAATTTACGCCCGTAACCAGTGAAGTATCAAATAATTGGGTGATTAGTGGGCAACATACAGCAAGCGGTCAGCCTTTATTAGCAAATGACCCGCATTTAGCCATTAGTAATCCTTCCTTATGGTATTTAGTACATTTGTCAGCACCTCATTACAATGCTATTGGCGCGTCTTTACCGGGCTTGCCTTGCGTTGTCATTGGTCATAATCAAGATATTGCGTGGGGTGTAACCAATGTTGAGGCTGATGTTGAGGATATTTACGTTTTAGATGAAACCGCTGATGGTAAGGGTTATCTTTATCAAAATGTGGTAACGCCTTACACAATTCGCACAGAAACGATTAAAGTGAAAGGAGAAGCTGACCAATCTATCACGATTAAAGAAAGTCTTTATGGTGTTGTCATTAGTGATTTAGTCGCAGACGTGCCACACACCAAACCACTCGCCCTGCGTTGGACAGGGCATGACGCTGATGATACGACATTCAGCACCTATTACTGGATTAATAAAGCGCGGGATTGGACAGATTTTAATGCTGCAATGCGTTTTTATATCGCGCCAAGTCAAAACTTTATTTATGCGGATAAAGTAGGCAATATCGGTCATATTGTTCCCGGTCGCTTACCCATTCGCAAAACAGGGCATTCAGGTTTATATCCTGTTGCAGGGAATGGTGATTGGGATTGGCAAGGTTTTATCCCCTTTGAAGCATTACCGCGTACATATAATCCACCCGCTGGCTATATCGCAACGGCAAATAATGATATTAGCCCACCAAATTATCCCTACCATATTTCTTTAGAATGGGGTGGTGAACCCTATCGTTTTCAACGTATTAATCAACTTATTACAGCAACAGATAAGCATGATTTAGCCAGTGTGCGAGCGATTCAGCAAGACCAACATAGTTTGTTATATGATGATTTTCGTCCTTATCTACAAAATTTACCCGTTACCTCACCGACAGCCCAAGCCGCATTAAAACGGTTATTAGTTTGGCGTGGTGATATGTCACGTCATTCATCAGAAGCGACATTATTTATGGCGTGGTATATGGGATTTGCACGATTACCCAATGCAGAAACGGGAGAATCTTGGTATTTTTACCCCCGTTATTTATTAAATGCCCTAAAATCGGGCGACAGTGCTTGCGCGACGCAAAAACGTAGTTGCTTAGAAATTGCCGCTCAAGTATTTGAAACTGTTGTTGAACAATGGAAAACAGACATTCCACAATGGGGATTTATTCATCAAGCTGAATTTAATCACGCCATTTTAACGCATACGCCTCTCGCGCCCTTATTTGATCGACGGGTTGATTTTGGTGGCGAGCGGTTCACTATTAACACAGGCTGGGTTGATCCTGATACGTTTAAAACAACTCATCTACCCAGTTATCGCCAATTAATTGATTTTAGCCAGCTAGATAATTCTGAATACATCCATACCGTTGGACAATCTGGTAATGTAATGTCTGCACATTTTGATGATTTATTACCCTTATGGCAGAAAGGTGAATATTTATCTATGAAAACGACGGGATATGTAGAGGCGGAAAAGCTGGTGTTAAAACCTTAA
- a CDS encoding OmpA family protein, which produces MLINTHALLKKMALCVMVCSLLNACSTVSEQDAQQPEVSPDNTSNTTDETASAALDSVRSQQTAKGLLLTLSDGLFETGKAELLSTSAISIDKIASYLHQNPSRNVLIEGHTDNTGSHDYNLGLSQRRADAVKYALISRGIASKRIVAKGIGEVRPITDNKTQSGRRQNRRIEITVLNEGLAVR; this is translated from the coding sequence ATGTTAATAAATACCCATGCCTTATTAAAAAAAATGGCATTATGCGTAATGGTTTGTAGCTTACTCAATGCTTGTTCTACTGTATCCGAACAAGATGCGCAACAACCTGAAGTATCCCCTGATAATACAAGCAACACAACGGATGAAACCGCCAGTGCAGCACTTGATAGTGTTCGCTCGCAACAAACGGCAAAAGGGTTATTGCTAACACTCAGTGATGGTTTATTTGAAACAGGTAAAGCGGAACTGCTCAGTACCTCAGCAATCAGTATTGATAAAATCGCCAGTTATTTACATCAAAACCCAAGCCGTAATGTGTTAATTGAAGGACATACGGATAATACAGGCAGTCATGATTACAATTTAGGATTGTCACAACGCCGAGCCGATGCTGTAAAATATGCGTTGATTTCACGAGGGATTGCATCCAAACGGATTGTTGCGAAAGGAATTGGCGAAGTACGTCCTATCACAGATAATAAAACTCAAAGCGGTCGTCGGCAAAATCGACGGATTGAAATTACGGTTTTAAACGAAGGTTTAGCGGTGCGCTAA